The nucleotide window GTCGCCGGGCCTTGCTGAAGAACCAGCCCGCGGGCGGCTCGTCGGAGCGCCAGGGCTGTGGATCGGGCCCGCCGTCACGCCAGCGGGCGGCGAGCATACGGGCACGCGCCGACGGCTCGGCCGTATCGGCGGACCGTATGAAGTCGTCGTCGAGGACGAGCTCGTCCCAGGTCTCCCCGGCGCCCTCCCCCTGGTCCCCGGCGTCGCCGGGACCGCGTCCGTCACCGCGTGGTGCCTGCGCAGTCATCCCCGTTCCTCCTCGTCGCATCCCCTCGGGCAAGTGTGCCGTCGCCCGCGTAAGGCGGACTTCAAGACCAAGTCGTCGCGGCTCCCCGCACACGCACGCGTGGAGCCGCGACACTTCCCCGACCACGGAGGTCACGAGGCCTCCCGGTTCGGGGGGGGGGGACTACTCCTCGCCGGCCAGCGTCAGCGTCCGCAGTTTCTGACCCGCGAACCAGGTGGCGGCGACGGTCACCACGACCAGCAGCACCGTGCCGGTGGCGAGGCTCACGTCCGAGGTGACGAGGTCCCCGGAGACCTTGTGGCCCACGGCGAGCGCCCACTGCTGGACACTGAGCGTCCTCGCCCCCGAGACCAGCGTCCCGAAGAGCGCCTCCCACACGAGCGCGTAGACGAGCCCGAAGACCACCGCGTGCCGCGTGATCGTGCCGAGCAGCAGGAAGAGCGCGGCGTACGCGATGGAGGCGACCAGCGCCGCCACGGTGTAGGCGACGGCGATCTGCTGGCCGTTGCCGTTCAGGATCATCCCGGCGAGGAACGTCGGGACCGCCGAGAACGCCATGGTGACGGCGACGGCGACGATCAGCTTGGTGAAGATGATCGTGGGGCGCTTGAGCGGCTTGGCGAGCAGGTAGACGACCGAGCCGTCGTCGATCTCGGGACCGATCGCGCCGGTGCCGGCGATGACACCGATGATCGGCACCATCGTGGCGAGCGCGAATCCGCCGAGGACGTCCGCGGCCACCTGGTCGTCGGCGCCCGTGAAACCGCGTACGGCCACGGAGATGACGATCAGCAGGACGGGCAGGGCGCCCAGGATGAGGGCCCGGCGGCGGCCGAGGAGGCCGCGGTAGGTGAGCCGGGCGACTGTGGGGTCGTACATCTTTCGGCCTCCTACGCCGCGACGAGATACGAGAAGACGGACTCGAGGGACTCGTCCGACGGTGAGACCGTGAGCAGCCGGATGCCGTGGTCGCGTGCCACCCGCGGCAGCAGCGCCGTGAAACGGGGGAAGTCGACGGCCTGGATGCGCAGCGCGCCCTCCTGGAGGTCCACTTCGATGCCGGACGTCGACGGGTCGGCGATGAGCGCGGCCGCGAGCACGCGGTCGTCGCTGGAGCGGACCAGGTAGCGGTGCGGGCGGTCGATCATCAGGCGGCGGATGCGGCGGAAGTCGCCGCTCGCCGCGTGCCGTCCGGCGACGATCACCTCGATGTGCGAGGCGAGCTGCTCGACCTCCTCGAGGATGTGCGACGAGAAGAGGACCGTGCGGCCCTCGTCGCCCATGCGCCGCAGCAGGTCCATCAGCTGCATGCGCTGGCGCGGGTCCATGCCGTTGAAGGGCTCGTCGAGCAGGAGCAGCGACGGGTCGTGGACGAGCGCGGAGGCCATCTTCACGCGCTGGCGCATGCCCTTGGAGTACGTCGAGATCTTGCGGTCCTGCGCGTACTCCATCTCCACGGTGGCGAGCGCGCGATGGGCGGCCTTGTCGCCGAGCCCGTGCAGTTCGGCGTTGGCGACGACGAACTCGCGGCCCGTGAGGAAGTCGTACATCGCCTCGCGCTCGGGGACGATGCCGATCTGCCGGTAGATCTCCTCGTTGCGCCAGGTCGGCCTGGAGTCGAGGGTGACGGAGCCGGTGGAGGGGGCCAGGAAGCCGCCCATCATGTTGATGAGGGTGGACTTCCCGGCGCCGTTCGGGCCGAGCAGGCCGGTGACACCGGGGCCGATGGTCATGGTGATGTCGTTGACGGCCACCACGTTGCCGAACCAGCGCGAGACGTGGTCGATGGTGAGTGTGCTCATGGGCGCGGCCCGTTCCTCGGGAGGGTGGTGGCGGACGACGGGCGGGCGGTCACAGTCCGGCCTTCCGGTAGCGGCGGATCAGGAGTCCGTAGCAGCCCGCGACGAGCCCCAGGACGACGAGCAGATAGACGACGCCCTGCCCTCCGGAGGGGCCTTCGGCGCCGGGAAAGGCGGACGTGGCGCCCAGGAACGCGGTCTGGACCCCGTCGATGAGCGTGATGGGCGAGAAGAGCCCGAGCCAGGCGATCGCGTCGGTGCTGGACTGCTCGTAGGCGATGGCCTGGACGGTGGACACCGCCCCGTAGGAGATGGTCAGCACGGCGATGACGGCGGCGATGCCGAAGCCGCGGCGCGGGGTGACCGCCGAGATGACCAGGCCGATGCCGGCGAAGAGCAGCGAGAGGAGTGCCACGGAGACGAGCCCTTGCGCGAAGCCCTTGGTCTGGTCGGTGAAGTCGAGTTTGGCCAGCAGCGCGCCCACGTACAGCACGAGGAGCGGCGCGGCGGTGAGCATGAACAGCGCCGAGGCCAGGGCGGCGTACTTGGCACGTACGTAGTCGCCGGTCTCGATGGGGCGCGAGAAGTACAGGGGAACGGTCTTGAAGCGCAGGTCGCGGGAGACGGACTGCGGTCCCTGGGAGGCGACGTACAGGCCGATGACGGCCTGCATGATGATCGCGTAGCGCGTGTAGTCGACGGGCAGGTCCTTCGCCTTGGTGGCGACGGCGACCGCGACCATGATCAGCGCGGGAACGCACATCACCACGAAGAGCAGCATCGGCAGCACCTTCGACTTCACCGAGCGGCCGAGGCCGTACGCGCCGCGCAGGGACTGCGAGTAGAGCGAGCGGCGGGCGTACGCGCGTCCCAGGCGCTGGCCGTCGTAGTTGCGGTAGCCGATGTTGTGGATCCGGGTCTGCTCGCCCGCGCGAGCCGGGACCTGGGCCTGGGCCGAGGCCGTCTGTGCCTGGGGCTGCTCAACCGCCATGGCCGACCGCCTCCTTCCGCTGTTCGTCGCCGTTCTCCGGGGCCCGTTGCGCCTGGGCCTCCCGGGCCGCCTGTTCGTCGCTGTCGGTGAAGACCTCCGCGATGTGGTGCCTGCGCTGTTCCATGCGCACCAGGCCGAGGCCCAGGTCGGCGACGACGTCCCGTACGAGGTCGTACGTCTCCTCGCCCTGTGCGGTGAGCAGCAGGATGTGGCCCGCGCCCGGGAGTCCGCTGCCGTCGTGGGTGTCGATCCCGCGCGCGTGCAGCACGTCGCGCAGGGCGCCGGTGCCGTCCGGGTGCTCGTCCGTGTCGGTGACCTCGACCGCGAGGATCGCGGTGCGCTGGGTGAAGTCCGTGGTGGAGCTGGACCTCAGGAGCTTGCCGCCGTCGATGACGACGACATGGTCGCAGGTGCGCTCCAGCTCGCCCAGCAGGTGCGAGGTGACCAGGACGGAGATGCCGAAGTCGGTGTGGATGCGCCGGATCAGGCCGAGCATCTCGTCGCGGCCGACCGGGTCGAGGCCGTTCGTCGGCTCGTCGAGGAAGACCAGTTGCGGGTCGTGGACCAGCGCCTGGGCCAGCTTGACGCGCTGCTTCATGCCCGTGGAGTAACCGCCGATGGGGCGGTACCGCTCCTCGTAGAGGCCGACGTGGCGCAGCGTGTCCGCGGTGCGTTCACGGGCCGCCGTCGGGGGCAGGCCGGACATGCGCGCCATGTGGACGACGAACTCGGTGGCCGAGACGTCGGGCGGCAGGCAGTCGTGCTCGGGCATGTATCCGACGCGCTCACGGATGTCGCCGCCCCTGGTGGCGACGTCGAGTCCGAGCACGGCGGCGCGGCCCTCGGTGGCGGGGGACAGACCCAGCAGGATCTTGATCAGTGTGGACTTGCCGGCTCCGTTGGCTCCGACGAGTCCGGTCACACCGGGTCCGACGTCCACGGAGAGCCGGTCAAGAGCGGTCACCCTCGGGAACCGCTTGCTCAGGCTTTCGGTCGCGATCACAGTCACGATTCGAAGGTAGTGGCGCAGGCCACATCAGTCGTCAGACCTGGGAGCTGTATCGCCGTCACTCTCCAGTCGTACGGGCCCGTAGGGGTCCCCCTCAGGTCGAACAACCGGCGGCTGCCGCTCCGCATCGGCCGGGCGGGCCGGGCTGACCGGACCGGCCGGGGTTGTCCACAGCGGCCCGGTTCTCCACAGGCCGCAGGCCCGCCCTTGACGCAGCCGCCGGTCATTGTCACATTCATCAGTGGCACGTTACGGGCACGTACGGCGGTCGGCTTGGGACGGACGGTGGCATGACTTCGGAAGTGACCCTTCAGGGAGCGCGCGAGCGCCGGGTGCGTACGGGCGGGGTCGAGCTGTGTGTCGCCGAGCTGGGCGATCCCGCGCGGCCCACGGTGGTGCTCGTGCACGGCTATCCGGACTCCAAGGAGGTGTGGTCCGAGGTCGCCGGACGCCTGGCGGAACGCTTCCACGTCGTGCTGTACGACGTGCGCGGCCACGGCGGGTCCACCGCACCCCGCCCCCTGCGCGGCGGGTTCACCCTGGAGAAGCTGACGGACGACTTCCTGGCGGTCGTGGACGCGGTCAGCCCGGACCGGCCGGTGCACCTGGTGGGTCACGACTGGGGTTCGGTGCAGGCCTGGGAGTTCACCACGGTCGGCCGCACGAAGGGGCGGATCGCCTCCTTCACGTCGATGTCCGGTCCTTCCCTCGACCACTTCGGGCACTGGATCAAGAAGCGCATGACCCGTCCCACGCCCCGCCGGGTCGGCCAACTGCTCGGCCAGGGAGCCAAGTCCTGGTACGTGTACCTCCTGCACACCCCCGTCCTGCCCGAACTCGCCTGGCGCGGCCCCCTCGGGAGGCAGTGGCCGAAGATCCTGCGCCGGCTCGAGAAGGTCCCCGCGGGCGACTATCCGACCCCGTCGCTGCCCACGGACGCGGCCCACGGCGCCTGGCTGTACCGCGACAACGTCCGCCCCCGTCTGCGCGCGCCCCGCACCGACGCGTACGCGCACGCGCCCGTGCAGCTCATCACGCCGCTGGGGGACGCGTTCCTGTCGGAGAAGCTCTACGACGAACTGGAGTCGTGGGCACCGCGGCTGGTGCGCCGCACCCTCCCGGCCAAGCACTGGGTGCCGCGCACCCGGCCCGACCAGCTGGCCGCCTGGATCACCGACTTCGTGACCGCCACCGAGGACGGCCGGCCCGCGCCGCGGGCGCGCGGCCCGCACGCCGAACGCTTCGGCGGACAGCTCGTGCTGGTCACCGGCGCGGGCAGCGGCATCGGACGGGCCACCGCCCTCGCCTTCGCCGGGGCGGGCGCGCGCGTGGTGGCCGTCGACCGGGACGCGGACAGCGCGGCGCGCACCGCCGAACTGTCCCGGTCGGCCGGCGCCCCGCAGGCGTGGGCCGAGACGGTCGACGTCTCGGACGAGCAGGCCATGGAACAGCTCGCCGCGAAGGTCGCCGCCGAGTACGGGGTGGTCGACGTCCTGGTGAACAACGCCGGGATCGGCCTGTCCGGCTCCTTCCTGGACACCGGCGTGGACGACTGGCGCAAGGTCCTCGACGTCAACCTGTGGGGTGTGATCCACGGCTGCCGGCTCTTCGGGAAGCAGATGGCCGAGCGCGGACAGGGCGGCCACATCGTCAACACCGCGTCGGCGGCCGCGTACCTGCCGTCGAAGGCGCTGCCCGCCTACAGCACCTCCAAGGCGGCGGTCCTGATGCTCAGTGAGTGTCTGCGCGCCGAACTGGCGGGCCGGGGCATCGGGGTCTCGGCGATCTGCCCCGGTTTCGTCAACACCGGCATCACCTCCACCGCCCGCTTCACCGGAGTCGACGCGGACGAGGAGGAACGGCGCCGGAAGAGGTCCGCACGGCTGTACGGGCTGCGCAACTACCCGCCGGAGAAGGTCGCCGCGGCCGTTCTGCGGGCCGTCGTCCGCAACCAGGCCGTGGTGCCCGTGACGGCGGAGGCGCGCGGCGGCCGCCTCATGTCCCGCCTCGCTCCCGGGGCGCTGCGCGCGATCGCGCGGATGGAGCCCCCGCTGTGACCGGGCGGCACACCACCGTCACGCCGGTGCACGGAGGGCCCCTGCCCACCGGGAGGGCGGCGCCGCGGCGACCGCGTGGCGGCGGAGATCCGGAAGGACGGGGACAGTGACCGACGAGCCGGCCGGCGCCGCGTACCGGATCGAGGACCTGGCGCACCTCAGTGGCGCCACGGTCCGGACGATCCGCGGCTACCAGGACCGCGGACTGCTCCCCCGTCCCGAGCGGCGCGGCCGCGCCAACGTCTACTCGGACACGCATCTGACCCGACTGCGGCAGATCGCCGAGCTGCTGGAACGCGGCTACACCCTGGCGTCCATCAAGGAGCTCCTGGAGGCCTGGGACGCGGGACGCGGACTCGGAGGCGTACTCGGACTGGTCGCCGAGGTCGACGGGCCGTGGACGGACGAGGAGGCGGTCCGTATCTCGCGGGCCGAGCTCGACGAACGGTTCGGCGGCGAGCCGGACGACGCGGCGGTGGCCGACGCCGTCGAGCTCGGAGTGCTCGAACGGATCCCGGGACAGGACGACACGTTCCTCGTACCGAGCCCCCAGGAACTGGCGGTGGCGGCCGAGCTGCACGAGGCGGGTGTCCCCCTGTCCGCGATCTCCGTCCATCTGCGGGAGTTGAGGGGCCAGGTCGAGCACATCGCCGTACGCTTCCTGGAGTTCACGACCGAGCACGTCTTCGCCCGCTATCTGGTCGGTCGTCCGCCGACCGACGCCGACGCCACCGAAGCGGCGGCCCTCGTACGACGGCTCCGGCCGCTCGCCCGGCAGACGGTGGACGCCGAACTGGCTCGGGCCATGCGGCTGTTCGCGCACCGCGAGTTGCACCGCCGGCTGGGCACGGACCGGCACCGTCCCGGTAAGGGGAAGACGCGCGACGTGGCGGTACCGGAGCCGACGATGACCGCTGTGGAAGGGCTGGTCGGCGCGGAGCACGCGTCCGAGTTCTTCACCTTGGCCGCGGAACGCGAGCTGCGCGCACGGCGTTTGGACGCACTGGCCACAAAAGCCGCGCCGTCAAACAAACTTGACGAACCGTTGTGATGAGTCGGCCGGTTGTCCACAGATTTATCAACTGGCGTTGTGGATAACGCATTTGGCTGTGGATCAAACC belongs to Streptomyces sp. V3I8 and includes:
- a CDS encoding ABC transporter permease — encoded protein: MYDPTVARLTYRGLLGRRRALILGALPVLLIVISVAVRGFTGADDQVAADVLGGFALATMVPIIGVIAGTGAIGPEIDDGSVVYLLAKPLKRPTIIFTKLIVAVAVTMAFSAVPTFLAGMILNGNGQQIAVAYTVAALVASIAYAALFLLLGTITRHAVVFGLVYALVWEALFGTLVSGARTLSVQQWALAVGHKVSGDLVTSDVSLATGTVLLVVVTVAATWFAGQKLRTLTLAGEE
- a CDS encoding ABC transporter ATP-binding protein produces the protein MSTLTIDHVSRWFGNVVAVNDITMTIGPGVTGLLGPNGAGKSTLINMMGGFLAPSTGSVTLDSRPTWRNEEIYRQIGIVPEREAMYDFLTGREFVVANAELHGLGDKAAHRALATVEMEYAQDRKISTYSKGMRQRVKMASALVHDPSLLLLDEPFNGMDPRQRMQLMDLLRRMGDEGRTVLFSSHILEEVEQLASHIEVIVAGRHAASGDFRRIRRLMIDRPHRYLVRSSDDRVLAAALIADPSTSGIEVDLQEGALRIQAVDFPRFTALLPRVARDHGIRLLTVSPSDESLESVFSYLVAA
- a CDS encoding ABC transporter permease, whose product is MAVEQPQAQTASAQAQVPARAGEQTRIHNIGYRNYDGQRLGRAYARRSLYSQSLRGAYGLGRSVKSKVLPMLLFVVMCVPALIMVAVAVATKAKDLPVDYTRYAIIMQAVIGLYVASQGPQSVSRDLRFKTVPLYFSRPIETGDYVRAKYAALASALFMLTAAPLLVLYVGALLAKLDFTDQTKGFAQGLVSVALLSLLFAGIGLVISAVTPRRGFGIAAVIAVLTISYGAVSTVQAIAYEQSSTDAIAWLGLFSPITLIDGVQTAFLGATSAFPGAEGPSGGQGVVYLLVVLGLVAGCYGLLIRRYRKAGL
- a CDS encoding ABC transporter ATP-binding protein; the protein is MIATESLSKRFPRVTALDRLSVDVGPGVTGLVGANGAGKSTLIKILLGLSPATEGRAAVLGLDVATRGGDIRERVGYMPEHDCLPPDVSATEFVVHMARMSGLPPTAARERTADTLRHVGLYEERYRPIGGYSTGMKQRVKLAQALVHDPQLVFLDEPTNGLDPVGRDEMLGLIRRIHTDFGISVLVTSHLLGELERTCDHVVVIDGGKLLRSSSTTDFTQRTAILAVEVTDTDEHPDGTGALRDVLHARGIDTHDGSGLPGAGHILLLTAQGEETYDLVRDVVADLGLGLVRMEQRRHHIAEVFTDSDEQAAREAQAQRAPENGDEQRKEAVGHGG
- a CDS encoding SDR family oxidoreductase, which codes for MTSEVTLQGARERRVRTGGVELCVAELGDPARPTVVLVHGYPDSKEVWSEVAGRLAERFHVVLYDVRGHGGSTAPRPLRGGFTLEKLTDDFLAVVDAVSPDRPVHLVGHDWGSVQAWEFTTVGRTKGRIASFTSMSGPSLDHFGHWIKKRMTRPTPRRVGQLLGQGAKSWYVYLLHTPVLPELAWRGPLGRQWPKILRRLEKVPAGDYPTPSLPTDAAHGAWLYRDNVRPRLRAPRTDAYAHAPVQLITPLGDAFLSEKLYDELESWAPRLVRRTLPAKHWVPRTRPDQLAAWITDFVTATEDGRPAPRARGPHAERFGGQLVLVTGAGSGIGRATALAFAGAGARVVAVDRDADSAARTAELSRSAGAPQAWAETVDVSDEQAMEQLAAKVAAEYGVVDVLVNNAGIGLSGSFLDTGVDDWRKVLDVNLWGVIHGCRLFGKQMAERGQGGHIVNTASAAAYLPSKALPAYSTSKAAVLMLSECLRAELAGRGIGVSAICPGFVNTGITSTARFTGVDADEEERRRKRSARLYGLRNYPPEKVAAAVLRAVVRNQAVVPVTAEARGGRLMSRLAPGALRAIARMEPPL
- a CDS encoding MerR family transcriptional regulator codes for the protein MTDEPAGAAYRIEDLAHLSGATVRTIRGYQDRGLLPRPERRGRANVYSDTHLTRLRQIAELLERGYTLASIKELLEAWDAGRGLGGVLGLVAEVDGPWTDEEAVRISRAELDERFGGEPDDAAVADAVELGVLERIPGQDDTFLVPSPQELAVAAELHEAGVPLSAISVHLRELRGQVEHIAVRFLEFTTEHVFARYLVGRPPTDADATEAAALVRRLRPLARQTVDAELARAMRLFAHRELHRRLGTDRHRPGKGKTRDVAVPEPTMTAVEGLVGAEHASEFFTLAAERELRARRLDALATKAAPSNKLDEPL